Within the Gracilinema caldarium DSM 7334 genome, the region CACCATGTGCGATTTGTACCATTTTTAACATTTCTGTATCAGAAAAAAGTTTCCAGTTCCCACGATAAGCCACATGGTAACTTCCGCCACCGCTTCCGGCCTTAATCTGAAAGGAGGGCTCACTGGTATCCTTGGTGCGAGGGCCTGTTTTTTTGGAGGTATCTGCAGACTGATCAGCAGCTTTGTTCCGAGATTTTCTGGTTATAGGTTGATCCATACTCTGGGAAAGGGCATTGAGTCCATCAACCTTCATATTATAGAGATGAATTCGTCCCTGTTCGAGTAGAAAGGCAAGGCCTTCCTCATCGAGCTCCGGGAGTAGAGCTTCCAGTTCCTTGAGCACAACGTTTTTCCTACTTTTCTTGACTTTGGATCGGGAACGATTCTGATTAGAATAAAGCTCTTCCGAATCTTCGATTTTCTTTTGTTCAGCTTCTGATGCAGCGGGTACTACCACGGTATTTTCGTTCCAGGTTTGTACTGTATCAATCTCCTGCTCAAGAATTTGTTCCACCTTACGTAAAAATGCTGGATCATGCTTCAGTTGGGGATTTTTCATAATTTACCTCATAATATGACAATCATCATATCGAAAAAACTCTTGCTTGCGAGAATAAACAGGATACTTCATAATAAGTATATCATGAAACGCAGCGAAATAAATGAAATTATTAGAGAATGTGAGGCTTGGGTGACCTCGATGCATTTTTTATTGCCTCCCTGGGCCCATTGGTCTCTTGACCAGTGGAAGACTTTAAAACATGAAGGTGTTGATGCGACAGAAATATTTGCAAACATGCTAGGTTGGGATGTTACTGATTTTGGTAAAGATAATTTTAATTCCTTTGGACTAACGCTTTTTACCATTCGGAATGGTAATCTAAAAAAGGATAAAAAAAATTATGCAGAGAAAATATTAATTATCTCAGAAGGACAACATAATCCTATGCACTTCCATTGGTATAAAATGGAAGATATTATTAACCGTGGTGGAGGTAAGCTTATTATTGAAGCTTATGGTTCTACATCTGATGGAAATCTTTCAGATCAGGACTTTTCAGTTAAGATTGATGGAATTCGAA harbors:
- a CDS encoding D-lyxose/D-mannose family sugar isomerase; translated protein: MKRSEINEIIRECEAWVTSMHFLLPPWAHWSLDQWKTLKHEGVDATEIFANMLGWDVTDFGKDNFNSFGLTLFTIRNGNLKKDKKNYAEKILIISEGQHNPMHFHWYKMEDIINRGGGKLIIEAYGSTSDGNLSDQDFSVKIDGIRRSFKPGSHIVLEPGESICIEPGLYHRFFVEGGQVLAGEVSMVNDDCTDNRFLEPLSRYTNIEEDEMPYRLLCGDYEHFLGKFD